In Mycolicibacterium phocaicum, one DNA window encodes the following:
- a CDS encoding DMT family transporter has translation MTGVLLALLSALGYGISDFVGGIAARRVAALRVVLVSYPIAGVLLTVMACVVGGQVSSTAVTWGILCGVLQAFGIWWFYAALGSGPISVVSPLTAILVSAGPIGVGVAMGERPSGLAIAGIALALVAVALVSAQATDEDETPHRFTAKVAWLTVGSGLTFGLSFAVIHQVPHEAKLWPLVFARFAATAVVMIAAVATRNFALPRGLPLKLALVAAALDVIANVGMLLALQASMLSLASVLISLYPAATVALAMVVLKERVRAWQAVGMALALGSVAMIAAG, from the coding sequence CTGACCGGGGTTCTGCTGGCGCTGCTGTCAGCGCTGGGCTATGGCATCAGCGACTTCGTCGGCGGCATCGCGGCTCGGCGCGTCGCCGCACTGCGGGTGGTGCTGGTGTCGTACCCGATCGCCGGCGTGCTGCTGACGGTGATGGCGTGCGTTGTCGGCGGCCAGGTTTCGTCGACCGCGGTCACGTGGGGCATCTTGTGCGGCGTGCTGCAGGCGTTCGGTATCTGGTGGTTCTATGCGGCCCTGGGCTCCGGACCGATATCGGTCGTCTCACCGCTGACCGCCATCCTGGTGTCGGCGGGGCCGATCGGCGTCGGCGTCGCGATGGGGGAGCGGCCCAGCGGGCTGGCGATCGCCGGGATCGCGCTGGCGTTGGTCGCGGTCGCGCTCGTGAGCGCACAGGCCACCGATGAGGACGAGACGCCGCACCGGTTCACCGCCAAGGTCGCCTGGCTGACCGTCGGATCAGGATTGACCTTCGGGCTCAGCTTCGCCGTCATCCACCAGGTGCCGCACGAGGCGAAGCTGTGGCCGTTGGTGTTCGCCCGCTTCGCGGCTACCGCGGTGGTGATGATCGCCGCGGTAGCGACCCGCAATTTCGCTCTGCCGCGCGGACTTCCGCTGAAGCTGGCCCTGGTCGCGGCGGCGCTCGACGTCATCGCGAATGTGGGCATGCTGCTGGCGCTGCAGGCCTCGATGCTGTCGTTGGCGAGTGTGCTGATCTCGCTGTATCCTGCGGCGACCGTCGCCCTGGCCATGGTGGTGCTCAAAGAGCGCGTGCGGGCGTGGCAGGCCGTCGGCATGGCGCTGGCCCTCGGGTCGGTCGCGATGATCGCCGCCGGGTAG
- a CDS encoding helix-turn-helix transcriptional regulator has protein sequence MGDDRAEAQRLRDITVIRKVRDRIDREYAKPLNVEELARGAHMSAGHLSREFRRIYGESPYSYLMTRRIERAMTLLRRGDLSVTDVCFAVGFSSLGTFSTRFTELVGVAPSVYRRDHSQAADGIPACLARQVTRPVRNQEAPPH, from the coding sequence ATGGGGGACGACCGCGCCGAGGCACAGCGCCTGCGGGACATCACGGTGATCCGCAAAGTGCGCGACCGCATCGACCGCGAGTACGCCAAGCCGCTGAACGTCGAGGAACTGGCGCGCGGCGCGCACATGTCCGCCGGCCACCTCAGCCGGGAATTCCGGCGCATCTACGGCGAATCGCCCTACTCGTACCTGATGACGCGCCGCATCGAACGGGCCATGACGCTGCTGCGTCGCGGCGACCTCAGCGTGACGGATGTCTGCTTCGCCGTTGGCTTTTCATCACTGGGCACGTTCAGCACGCGGTTCACCGAGTTGGTCGGCGTGGCGCCCAGCGTGTATCGCCGCGACCATTCACAGGCGGCCGACGGCATTCCGGCCTGTCTGGCTCGGCAGGTCACCAGACCGGTCAGGAATCAAGAAGCACCGCCGCACTGA
- a CDS encoding maleylpyruvate isomerase family mycothiol-dependent enzyme, giving the protein MSSSTRPVTVLEKSDVLPALFGVWDDLDTLLSTISEAELLTTQTELPGWHVRDVVAHIIGTELMLKGEPVPEADMDVSELDHVHNPIGVMNECWNRSMAGLSSAELLEKFRAVTDDRRATLTAMSDEEWNTPTMTPAGQDSLGRFMRIRTFDSWMHEQDIRESVARVASDAALQKPEARLALDEIETMMGFVVAKRGGAPDGSRVEIQLTGPMARTIRVAVDGRAAVVPDFGGAEPTTVIRMDGWQFTRLCGGRPLGAVRSVAIEYEGDAEVGQRIVENLGYVI; this is encoded by the coding sequence GTGAGCAGCTCAACGCGACCCGTGACCGTCCTCGAGAAGTCCGACGTCTTGCCCGCCCTCTTCGGGGTGTGGGACGACCTGGACACGCTGTTGTCCACCATTTCCGAAGCGGAACTGCTGACCACGCAGACCGAGCTGCCCGGCTGGCATGTCCGCGATGTGGTCGCGCACATCATCGGCACCGAGCTGATGCTCAAGGGTGAACCGGTGCCGGAAGCCGACATGGACGTCTCCGAACTCGACCACGTGCACAACCCCATCGGCGTGATGAACGAATGCTGGAACCGGTCGATGGCCGGGCTCTCGAGCGCCGAACTGTTGGAGAAGTTCCGTGCTGTCACCGACGACCGGCGGGCGACCTTGACCGCGATGTCGGACGAGGAGTGGAACACCCCGACGATGACGCCGGCCGGGCAGGACAGCCTCGGTCGCTTCATGCGGATCCGGACGTTCGACTCGTGGATGCACGAGCAGGACATTCGCGAATCGGTGGCGCGCGTGGCGTCGGACGCCGCATTGCAGAAGCCGGAAGCGCGGCTGGCGCTCGACGAGATCGAGACGATGATGGGCTTCGTCGTCGCCAAGCGCGGGGGAGCCCCCGACGGATCGCGCGTCGAGATCCAACTGACCGGTCCCATGGCGCGCACCATCCGCGTCGCCGTCGACGGCCGCGCGGCCGTGGTGCCCGACTTCGGTGGCGCCGAACCGACGACGGTGATCCGGATGGACGGCTGGCAGTTCACGCGGCTGTGCGGCGGACGCCCACTGGGCGCGGTTCGTTCCGTGGCCATCGAATACGAGGGCGACGCCGAGGTCGGGCAGCGCATCGTCGAGAACCTCGGTTACGTCATCTGA
- a CDS encoding VOC family protein, producing MEISIHYAFLPHTDAEAALKFYRDDLGFEVRKDVGYQDMRWLTVGPPGQPGTSIVLHPPAADPGITDDERRTILELIAKGSYGAVTLATDDLDALFARLEAAGADVLQEPTDQDYGVRDCAFRDPSGNLIRINQL from the coding sequence ATGGAAATCTCCATTCACTACGCATTCCTGCCCCACACCGACGCCGAGGCCGCGCTCAAGTTCTACCGCGACGACCTCGGGTTCGAGGTACGCAAAGACGTTGGCTACCAAGACATGCGGTGGCTTACGGTCGGCCCGCCCGGGCAGCCGGGCACCTCGATCGTGCTGCACCCGCCGGCCGCCGATCCGGGCATCACCGACGACGAGCGCCGCACCATCCTGGAGCTCATCGCCAAGGGTTCCTACGGCGCCGTCACCCTGGCGACCGACGACCTGGACGCACTGTTCGCGCGCCTCGAAGCCGCCGGCGCCGACGTCCTGCAGGAGCCCACCGACCAGGATTACGGCGTGCGCGACTGCGCATTTCGCGATCCGTCAGGCAACCTGATCCGCATCAATCAGCTGTAG